In the Insulibacter thermoxylanivorax genome, one interval contains:
- a CDS encoding heptaprenyl diphosphate synthase component 1 — protein sequence MNVNRVKKQAAQYLSFDMIQQHTELPSFPDFQVQLLLAFLQPDLQRGRRDELYSLVLSLVQIGLDAHDEVSVRNDETEIAEMRSKQIKILAGDYLSGRYYELLAAAGEIDAVRRIAEAISDVNQMKISLYLRKQQRDLSGEQYLQQLLAIRTRLFLAFEGDVPEGQRKIWRDLLAAGTKALILKQEWQHLTELSGDYEGWAVWELLSLATEEDRSKVLAVLDEPEALRAWFETHRIVERLEAECERTEEELQQLTMNMRSEPLYEEAILPVIDDLRRITSRLYN from the coding sequence ATGAATGTTAACCGGGTGAAGAAACAGGCCGCTCAATACTTAAGCTTTGACATGATCCAACAACATACGGAACTTCCGTCATTCCCTGACTTTCAGGTGCAGTTATTATTGGCGTTCCTCCAACCTGACTTGCAGCGGGGTCGGCGCGATGAACTGTATTCGCTGGTACTCTCGCTTGTGCAGATCGGCCTGGATGCACATGACGAGGTCAGCGTGCGCAACGATGAAACTGAGATCGCAGAGATGCGATCCAAACAGATCAAGATCCTGGCCGGCGATTATTTGAGCGGGCGGTATTACGAGTTGTTAGCTGCTGCAGGTGAGATCGATGCGGTTCGCAGGATCGCTGAAGCGATCAGCGATGTCAATCAGATGAAGATCAGCTTATATCTGCGCAAGCAACAGCGTGATCTGTCTGGCGAGCAGTATCTTCAGCAGCTGCTGGCCATTCGAACGCGCTTGTTTTTGGCCTTCGAAGGCGATGTCCCGGAGGGGCAGCGGAAGATATGGCGTGATCTGTTGGCAGCAGGAACTAAGGCATTGATCCTAAAACAAGAGTGGCAGCACTTAACGGAGCTGAGCGGCGATTACGAAGGCTGGGCGGTATGGGAGCTGCTTAGCCTGGCGACCGAAGAGGACCGATCGAAAGTCCTGGCTGTTCTGGACGAGCCCGAAGCCCTTCGCGCCTGGTTCGAAACCCATCGGATCGTTGAGCGCTTGGAGGCAGAATGTGAACGGACAGAAGAGGAACTGCAGCAGTTGACGATGAATATGCGCTCAGAGCCGCTTTATGAAGAAGCGATCCTGCCCGTGATCGACGATCTGCGTCGGATCACATCGAGGCTGTATAATTGA
- a CDS encoding polyprenyl synthetase family protein, translating into MRLLDIYKKLRSEIADIEAVMEEAVRSEHTLLTEASLHLLKAGGKRIRPIFVLLSGSFGSGERDHLIQIAASLELIHMASLVHDDVIDDAATRRGQPTVKAKWDNRVAMYTGDYIFAKALNLAAEVPNPRIHQILSRALVQMSIGEIEQIRLFFEPSQTIRDYLLRIRRKTALLIAVSCQLGAMAAGADQRASNTLYRYGYNVGMAFQITDDLLDINGTEKQLGKPPGSDVRQGNITLPVILALQEDSLRHELLQELKKIQHSEGRQDTSRFIDMIRASKGLQKAESMAKQYIDKALQAIRSLQKTQASQDLMAIASFIVNRNF; encoded by the coding sequence ATGAGGTTACTGGATATTTATAAGAAATTGCGGTCGGAAATTGCAGACATTGAGGCAGTGATGGAAGAAGCGGTTCGTTCCGAGCATACCTTGTTGACAGAAGCGTCTTTGCACCTTCTAAAGGCCGGGGGCAAACGAATTCGCCCCATCTTCGTCCTCTTGTCCGGCTCTTTTGGCAGCGGAGAGCGCGATCATCTGATTCAAATCGCTGCTTCCCTGGAACTCATACATATGGCTTCATTAGTGCATGATGATGTGATCGACGACGCAGCGACGCGGCGCGGTCAGCCTACCGTCAAGGCCAAATGGGACAACCGCGTGGCCATGTATACAGGGGATTACATATTTGCGAAAGCGCTCAACTTGGCCGCTGAGGTACCTAACCCGCGCATCCACCAGATCTTAAGCCGTGCCCTTGTTCAGATGAGCATCGGTGAGATCGAGCAGATCCGCCTGTTCTTCGAACCGAGCCAGACGATCCGTGATTACCTGCTTCGCATCAGGCGCAAGACTGCGCTGCTCATCGCTGTGAGCTGTCAGCTCGGCGCGATGGCCGCAGGGGCCGATCAACGCGCGAGCAATACCCTGTATCGATACGGGTACAATGTCGGCATGGCGTTTCAGATCACCGATGATCTGCTGGATATCAACGGAACCGAGAAGCAGTTGGGCAAACCGCCCGGCAGCGACGTGCGCCAGGGCAATATCACTTTGCCGGTTATCCTGGCGCTGCAGGAGGACTCCCTGCGCCATGAATTGTTACAAGAGCTGAAGAAAATTCAGCACAGCGAAGGCAGACAGGACACATCGCGTTTTATCGATATGATCCGCGCTTCCAAGGGATTGCAGAAGGCGGAGTCCATGGCCAAGCAGTATATCGATAAGGCGCTGCAGGCGATCCGCTCACTCCAGAAGACCCAGGCCAGCCAAGACCTGATGGCGATCGCATCTTTTATAGTGAATCGCAATTTCTAA
- a CDS encoding HU family DNA-binding protein, protein MNKTDLIAKVAEKTDLSKKDATKAVDAVFESIAEALQNGEKVQLVGFGNFEVRERSARKGRNPQTGEEIEIPASKVPAFKPGKALKEGIK, encoded by the coding sequence ATGAACAAAACAGATCTCATCGCTAAAGTTGCTGAGAAGACGGATCTGTCGAAGAAGGATGCCACTAAAGCCGTAGATGCGGTTTTTGAATCGATCGCAGAAGCACTGCAGAATGGTGAAAAAGTCCAACTGGTTGGGTTCGGCAATTTCGAAGTTCGCGAGCGCTCTGCACGTAAGGGCAGAAATCCTCAAACCGGCGAGGAAATCGAAATCCCTGCAAGCAAGGTTCCAGCATTCAAACCTGGAAAAGCGCTTAAAGAAGGAATCAAATAA
- the spoIVA gene encoding stage IV sporulation protein A, whose translation MEKVDIFKDIAERTGGDIYLGVVGAVRTGKSTFIKRFMETVVLPNITNEADRQRATDELPQSAAGKTIMTTEPKFVPNQAVKITVAEGLEVNVRLVDCVGYAVSGAKGYEDENGPRMINTPWFEDPIPFQEAAEIGTRKVIQEHSTLGVVVTTDGSIAEIPRSDYVEAEEKVVAELKEVGKPFIMIINSTNPMSAECRSLQEELAEKYDIPVMAMSVAAMGEAEMLNVMREVLFEFPVHEVNVNLPSWVMVLDENHWLRKSFEESVRDTVKDIRRLRDVDRVVSQFTEYDFIESAGLAGMDMGQGVAEIDLYAPDELYDRILMEVVGVEIRGKDHLLQLMQDFSHAKREYDQIAEALEMVKKTGYGIAAPKLSEMSLSEPELIRQGSRFGVRLKATAPSIHMIRVDVDSEFAPIIGTEKQSEELVRYLMSDFEENPTKIWEADIFGRSLYSIVREGIAGKIAMMPDNARYKLQETLGRIINEGSGGLIAIIL comes from the coding sequence TTGGAGAAAGTGGATATTTTTAAAGACATTGCAGAACGTACCGGCGGCGATATCTATCTTGGCGTGGTCGGGGCGGTTAGAACGGGCAAATCCACCTTTATCAAGCGCTTCATGGAAACTGTTGTCCTGCCTAATATCACCAATGAAGCGGATCGTCAGCGGGCGACGGATGAGCTGCCGCAAAGCGCCGCAGGGAAGACGATCATGACGACTGAGCCGAAGTTCGTGCCGAATCAAGCGGTGAAGATCACCGTGGCGGAAGGTTTGGAGGTCAATGTCCGGCTTGTCGATTGTGTCGGTTATGCCGTGAGCGGTGCCAAAGGGTATGAAGACGAGAACGGACCGCGCATGATCAACACGCCTTGGTTCGAAGATCCGATCCCGTTCCAAGAAGCTGCTGAGATTGGAACCCGCAAGGTCATTCAGGAGCACTCCACCTTAGGAGTGGTTGTCACAACGGATGGTTCGATCGCTGAGATTCCCCGTTCGGATTATGTTGAAGCAGAGGAAAAAGTCGTTGCCGAACTGAAGGAAGTCGGCAAGCCCTTTATCATGATCATCAACTCCACGAATCCGATGAGTGCCGAGTGCCGCTCCCTGCAGGAAGAACTGGCTGAGAAGTATGATATCCCGGTGATGGCGATGAGCGTTGCCGCTATGGGTGAAGCGGAGATGCTGAATGTCATGCGGGAAGTGCTGTTTGAATTCCCGGTGCATGAAGTGAACGTGAACCTGCCCAGCTGGGTGATGGTCCTGGATGAGAACCACTGGCTTCGCAAGAGCTTTGAGGAGTCGGTACGCGATACGGTGAAGGATATCCGAAGGCTCAGAGATGTCGACCGCGTCGTCAGCCAATTCACCGAATATGATTTTATCGAAAGCGCCGGACTGGCAGGCATGGATATGGGGCAAGGTGTGGCGGAGATCGATCTGTATGCGCCGGATGAACTGTATGACCGCATCTTGATGGAAGTCGTCGGCGTGGAGATCCGCGGCAAGGATCATCTGCTGCAATTGATGCAAGACTTCAGCCATGCCAAACGTGAGTATGATCAGATCGCTGAAGCATTGGAGATGGTCAAAAAAACCGGATACGGCATCGCCGCACCAAAGCTGTCGGAGATGTCCCTGTCCGAACCGGAACTCATCCGACAGGGATCTCGTTTCGGGGTTCGGCTGAAAGCAACTGCGCCGTCGATCCACATGATCCGCGTAGATGTCGATTCCGAATTTGCTCCGATTATCGGCACAGAGAAACAGAGCGAGGAGTTGGTTCGCTATCTTATGTCGGACTTTGAAGAGAATCCGACGAAGATTTGGGAGGCGGATATCTTCGGCAGATCGCTGTATTCCATCGTCCGCGAAGGAATTGCGGGCAAGATCGCGATGATGCCGGACAATGCTCGATACAAACTGCAAGAAACCCTGGGCCGCATTATCAATGAAGGTTCCGGCGGATTGATCGCGATTATCCTCTAA
- the mtrB gene encoding trp RNA-binding attenuation protein MtrB, giving the protein MADNLTQGEYFVIKAKDNGVQVIGLTRGQDTRFHHTEKLDKGEVMIAQFTDHTSAVKIRGKAAIYTKLGIVHTDE; this is encoded by the coding sequence GTGGCAGACAACCTGACGCAGGGTGAATATTTTGTAATTAAGGCGAAGGATAACGGGGTGCAGGTCATCGGATTAACGCGCGGTCAGGATACGAGGTTTCACCATACGGAGAAATTGGACAAAGGCGAGGTCATGATCGCACAGTTTACCGACCATACTTCGGCAGTGAAGATCCGCGGCAAAGCGGCGATCTATACGAAGCTGGGTATCGTACATACGGATGAGTAA
- a CDS encoding demethylmenaquinone methyltransferase has translation MMELRRYMTGSWGELMEAKAKEQHVHEVFERIAPKYDFMNDLLSFRRHKAWRAFAMKKMNVQPGQTALDLCCGTCDWTIAIAERNGDASVTGLDFSEQMLKVGRHKIERKGLQHKIELIQGNAMELPFADDTYDFVTIGFGLRNLPDYHKALQEMYRVVKPGGRVICLELSKPIWQPFKGMYYIYLKGILPLLGKLFAKSYRQYKWLPESLAMFPDHLELKAIFLEVGFTHVEAYPLTGGIAALHIGVK, from the coding sequence ATGATGGAACTGAGACGTTACATGACAGGGAGCTGGGGTGAGCTGATGGAAGCCAAAGCGAAGGAACAACATGTTCATGAAGTGTTTGAACGCATCGCACCGAAATATGATTTCATGAACGATTTGTTGAGCTTCCGGCGCCATAAGGCATGGCGCGCATTTGCGATGAAGAAGATGAACGTTCAGCCTGGGCAGACTGCCTTGGATCTGTGCTGCGGCACCTGTGATTGGACGATCGCCATTGCTGAACGGAACGGCGACGCATCTGTGACTGGTCTTGACTTCAGCGAACAGATGTTGAAAGTGGGCCGGCACAAAATCGAACGAAAAGGACTGCAGCATAAGATCGAACTGATTCAAGGCAATGCGATGGAACTGCCCTTTGCAGATGATACCTATGATTTTGTGACGATCGGCTTCGGTCTGCGCAACCTGCCGGATTACCACAAAGCCCTTCAGGAGATGTACAGAGTTGTCAAGCCCGGCGGGCGAGTTATATGCTTAGAGCTGTCCAAGCCGATCTGGCAGCCCTTCAAAGGGATGTATTATATTTATTTGAAAGGGATCCTCCCCCTCTTGGGTAAATTGTTCGCTAAGAGCTACCGACAATATAAGTGGCTGCCTGAATCCCTCGCCATGTTCCCCGACCATCTTGAATTGAAAGCGATCTTCCTAGAGGTCGGGTTTACACATGTTGAAGCATACCCGTTGACCGGCGGAATTGCCGCTCTGCACATCGGAGTTAAGTAA